A single region of the Pirellulales bacterium genome encodes:
- a CDS encoding SDR family NAD(P)-dependent oxidoreductase, which yields MTTTFSFAQTQFDLTGRTALVTGAGTGIGRATAELLARAGAVVGLHFHTSRAGAESLRDSIHQFGGTAYLLEADLTQEAEAERVADRFVEQAGRIDVVFNNAGAPLARTSIENCPTKLWRQVFDVNVHAAFYVTRRAIPHLRQHGHGSIINNLSLSVQTGGSGGAGPYAAAKGALQVFTRTLARELAPAVRANCIMPGVVETPHHEVFSTPEKMEDYRRQTPLGRNSRAEEVAQAVLFLASDASSFMTGGLIDLNGGRFLR from the coding sequence ATGACAACCACATTTTCATTTGCTCAAACCCAGTTCGATCTCACGGGCCGCACCGCTTTGGTGACGGGGGCCGGAACCGGCATCGGGCGCGCCACGGCCGAGTTGTTGGCCCGCGCCGGGGCCGTGGTCGGCTTGCACTTCCACACCAGCCGCGCAGGGGCCGAATCGCTCCGAGATTCAATCCACCAGTTCGGCGGCACCGCCTATCTGCTGGAAGCCGACCTGACGCAGGAAGCCGAGGCGGAGCGAGTCGCTGATCGCTTCGTCGAGCAGGCGGGCCGGATCGACGTCGTCTTCAACAATGCCGGCGCGCCGCTGGCCAGGACTTCGATCGAGAATTGCCCCACGAAACTGTGGCGGCAGGTGTTCGACGTGAATGTCCATGCGGCGTTTTATGTCACGCGCCGCGCGATTCCGCACTTAAGGCAGCACGGGCACGGCAGCATCATCAACAACCTGTCGCTGTCGGTGCAGACCGGCGGTTCCGGCGGCGCGGGTCCCTATGCGGCCGCCAAAGGGGCGTTGCAAGTGTTTACACGGACGCTGGCCCGCGAGTTGGCGCCCGCCGTGCGGGCGAATTGCATCATGCCGGGCGTGGTGGAGACGCCGCACCATGAGGTCTTCTCCACGCCCGAAAAGATGGAAGACTATCGCCGTCAGACGCCGCTGGGGCGGAATTCGCGGGCCGAGGAGGTGGCCCAGGCCGTGCTTTTTCTGGCCAGCGACGCCTCCAGCTTCATGACCGGCGGCCTGATCGACCTCAACGGCGGCCGGTTCTTGCGATAA